In the genome of Populus trichocarpa isolate Nisqually-1 chromosome 10, P.trichocarpa_v4.1, whole genome shotgun sequence, the window CGGAATaacattcaaattcaagaatataTGAATGTGATCAATAacacctctaataaaaaaaaaatcatcaaaagatTCCAAAATTTGCTTCTTTTGGAAACCTTCTTGGCCAAAAGATACAAGTATCTCGTTCATGAAGTTCTGAAAAAACTTCAGGTAGAAAATAGATAAATTCCTAcagtttttcaagaaaaatattttttattattttttattgagaattattaggactttctagttttttatatataaaaaaatataataatattttggcaAGTGAAGACatggaataaataaaattaaggattTTGAAAGTCTTCGTATACTTATGGTGATTTTAATCTTTGAGGGTTTTGACATGTaacaaacttatttataatttgtttttgtatgtgTCAATTAATATcacaactcaatgattcttgaTGGTTATTTTGCTATGATATgtgctaaaaaaaactatagctGAAAAGGGTTGCATAATAGAGTATGCTTATATAGGAGGGGAGGAGACATCATGAAACTTATGTGTTATTTATGTTTGTGTTGGTTGTTGTCATCTGATATCTTAGTGGTGGGATCCATGATGAGGCGCCCTGCACAAAAACATTGTGTTAGAAACCCACGATGGGGCGCCCTGCATAAATATATTGGATTAGAGATCCATGATGAGGTTTTCCACACAAAGATGTTAAGGTCCCGTAATGGGTTGATCCATGcacataaaagtatttttgatgGAGGACTGCAAACTGAACATAAGAACGATTTCCTTCCAACCCGGGAAGACTAACGCATGagattttttaggaaaatagataTTTCTCCATTCTTTATTATGATTCCTTTCTGGTTTTAttcatatttgaaaataatatttttttctaatttattttttctatttaatattattagagtttttctagtttttttgtaTAAAGGGTTGTGATAATTTTTTGGCAAGTGAAGACATggatgaataaaattaaatattataagagTCTATCTATACTTGTGATGTTTTAGTTCTTGAGGGTCTTGACATGCAATAAACTTATTTATCTTTCACTTCCACCTGCATCACTTTATATGGCTATTCCTAGGTTGTTCTTGGAAAATCAATTTCTTTGAGTGTTTTCCATATCCGTTATAGGTTTTGTTAacattgtttttagtgatcTTCAGTAGTTTCCAGTTTTGCATCcgtttgtcttttgtttttgttttctagatgagtgagataatctttaatatgcatgtaatataaaaaatatgtatgttgattatatgatgGGTACAaatagttaatttcttgaatatttatttatgttactTTATTTCTGGATATCCATCCATTATTGATTTTGCATTTGCATtctgttgattttatttgttttgaataatataatattttgaaagattatgaaatgctaCATCTTtctaaataatatgtttttgatatgtaTGTTATGAGACTTAGCGCATGTAGGGTGTTCCCATGGCATCGCTTTTTGTGTTGCTAGTCACGGACCCAGAGTTCAGGTCATGACACCCAGactaccataattttttttcttttattttttgaagattttacCTCATCACTCATATAATAAATTAGACTAAGTATTATTATTCtcttttcatattatattaGATATTACTAGTTTTATTGGACGGGCTATGCTGctatcaaaccaaattttttaatgaaaaaaaatattcatatcacaagaaattatttgatattgttattaaatctgaCCCAACAAGTCAACCTTGAAACCTTTCAACCCGGTTTCTTGCCTAACTCGggtttcaaatcaaatcacatGGGAATTGTCCCAACATGACCCACTCGCTTTGATGGGTCAAAAAATAACCTAGATGATGGCAAAAAATAcagtttggttttaaaaaaaattaagcttatatattttttttaacattgatatGGTGATATATTGGATCAATCCAAACTTCGTGTGTTATCATATTAAATCCGTAACTCGAATTATGAACtcctttaaatttaataactctctttttaattttgtttttctgataTGACCTAATTAAACTTAGCGGGTCTAAAATTTACCTAGATAACttgtaagattattttaattgttttttaactagCCATACTAGCATTTCGCATTAAACGACCTGTCAccttaattaaagaaaacgaatcaaaatataaaaattaaataatcaacCTATTATCCAATCACATGTATCTTCTTCGTAAGCAAATTGAAGATTTTGTACATCATCAGTTATTAGTAATGGTAACAGTAAGCTGTAATGCAGAACGTATTATCcattttgaagtttgaactttAAACAAAATTGGAACATACAATCATGACATGCAGTAAGCTAGGTAGATGCAGAATCAGGACATTTTTCCTGTCAGTTAGAGAATAAAGTGCTGCATTTGACCCAAGAAGCGATGAGTTCTAGGCTACCTCTTGGAGATCTTTCATTTCCAATCTTCAAATAGAAAGTACCAGCCACAAGAGCAAGATTCCTGGATGGCAATAGAAAATTGAGAAAGATGAGGACATGTAACTAGCATCTGTGTAAATAAAGAAcggataaaaaagaagaaaaaagaacggAGGCTAGCGATGAGAAAAAGTACTCGCGTCGAGCACAAAAATACGACTTAATGGTTACAAGATAACAAGCAGGAAATCTACTTGAGGATGGGCTAAGCTAGTTATTTGTTTGACTTTTCGGGATTCGTTTACTTTTGTGGGGGCAAGTGTCCCACGAGCGAAATTTGTTTAATCTTCCAGGAGCACATTTACAAGGCAAAAataagagaggaaaagaaaatatgtgtGAGCAACTTTTCAGGGTTCCAGGCGATCAAATAATGAAGAACGGATATACCAAATAATGAAGAACGGATATACCAAATAATGAAGAACGGATATACCATTTAGATgaccttttgtttctttctttggcCAATTTGACACACTCTAGCTAGGTGCCATGAGTGCCATGATTTGAGGGAATGGGAATAGGAAAAGGTGTAGTCAAGCACGCCACagcaaaaaaatccaaagcacAGAAGACTTTTTGTGCtgcgagtttttttttcccttcttttttagtAACTTTTAGTGCTAAAGTTGATCAGCATAAAAAGTAGAGTTTGACAAAAGGCACTTACCTCCAAAACTGAGCTTGGTTTGAATTTTTGACTCCCGTGTCCCGCTCCAGGTATAGCCTAATCAATCAAAGGCATACATCAGCGTACAGGTTCTTAcagaaagagaaaatgaagaacaGAATTGGAATGGTGAACTGTGAACTAACCTTGGCCAAAACAGCTAGTGGAGGTGTTCTTCCCACTCCTACAAATGCAAGCAAATGACTGGTCAAAACCTGCAAAGCCACACAAGCCCCCGCTGGATTCACAATCTTTGCATAAATTAGAATAGTATGAACCATTATATTGCAGAGAAATCCCAAATTTCCATTTCACTGGATCCCCCTCACTCCCCCCGAAACTGTATACTGATGTATAAGAAGAGCATTGGAGCTTTGGAAGATCCAACGTGTAGCCTGCTAGTTGGATAGGTGACTCGTAAACACAACAAGTGGAAGGTGGCGCATTCTGTGGCAACCCTATTCCTGTCACTCCCTTGCAAGAGTATAGTCCTCTGCATACACGGGAGCGCGACCCCATAGCACACAAATCTTCAGCTGGATCAAATAAAGGAGAATTGGTTGAGCATCCAAGCAAGACAAATATATTTTCCCCCGTTAAAGAGAACGGACTAGCTCGATCCAGGCTAAAGCTTCCTGAGTTCTGCATTGAACTACAAGTAGACATGAAGGGGTCTGTGATAATTAAGGAACCAGTTGTGTAATCGATTTCTGAGATATTGTAAATTCCAGTTCCAGTCGAGAACTCTAGCGTGTCAGAGTTGCATCTTACATATCTAGAAAAGTCGGGGTGCCCGCAACCAAATCCGGAGCCAAAGGGGTACTTCACTGGCATTGTGCCACAAGTGTCATGACATGTGCCATTTATTGGGATAGGATGCACAGCAGCAGAGATGGTGAAATGCACGGGGAGGGAGAGAAGAATGTAGGTGAGGATCCATGCATTTGAGGTGGATGACATTGGTGAGAGTTTGGGAGAATTAGATATTAGCAAGTTTAAAATAAGGAAGGAGCTTCACTAGAGAGTATAATAGATTTATAGTGATATTTGGAAGAAGGAGTTGATGGTTCCTTTCGGTGGAGGAGACCACTTTCAAATTTCTCCTTCTTTTGCTTCCTAAAAGCAAACCATATCCATGTGGGTTCTAGCTGTAAAGCAACGTACATTCCAGTAGAAGTCCCAGCAAACAGTAAAGAAGAGAAACACACTTGTTAATGTGAACACTATGACCAGTAACTTTCAACTAATGCAAGTGGACCTGCAacatattttcttaagaaacgTGATTTTTACTGCCCATTCAAACCGCGATATGATTTCCAATTTATCTCCAAGTAGAAAGAATCTCTAGAGATTCACACTGGATAGAAAGAATTTGAATGTATATTTCAATACAAAATAACACATACTAGGGCACAAAGAAAGTTTTACAGCTACAGCAGCAAAATGTCATCCTAAAAAGCTGACAAGGTTTATCTTGCTTTCTTAGCCATTGAATTTAACAGCTCAACAGGACTCccgaatggaaaaaaaatccagctCCCATCAGCTGATTCATCCACCAATAACGCATGTAGATCTAGTATGAAGATACAGCCTTAGTGAAATGCCCTCAGAATACACATTGCGGAAGTTAATGGTGCAACTGAACTCTTCTAATTGAAACAAGCACTGCACTGGCCTCGTCTCAGAAGACAGTCCTTTACTGAATCCTGTCATGACTAGAAACCAAAGGGAACTCAGAATCATCTGGAAACTAGTCCATTCAGGTCATctgaataaaagaaaacatgtttcaTTTGATTGAAAGTAGGCGCTTCCAATTTGAATTCTATGCATCGTCGTAAAACTGTGAGCAAAAGCTCAAGCAGACAACTAACCATGGGACATCCTTGAAACTCACGCACTTAGCCCAGCCCAATTCTTAAAAGCAATAAGCGCTTCCATTTTTCGGACGTTCCTCTTTCTCAACTTTGATACTTTCAGCTTCTTATGACTCCCCCTGAATGCTTGCTTGTACTTCCATTTATCCACAAAAATCTTCTATCTCCTGAGATTTTTCCACTACTTGCATCGCTGCATCAAAGAAACCTTCTCTCACCAGAGCAAATAGGAAAGCATAACCAAACTGTGATCAAATTCAATACCCTTCTCTATATCAGGTGAGAACTTTTGCTTAACCTCATTCCACAGCATCAAAGCACCGAAATATTTATCTGCAGTCACATACCCGTTAATTAGGGACAAATATGTTTGGTCATTTGGCTCAAACTGGAGGAAAGTCATTCTTCTGAAAGTCCTCTTTGAATCCTCTAATCGCCCAGCATTACAAAAagcataaataattgaattccAGTCATGACATTTCACTTCAACTCGAGGGTCCTCAACAACTTCATCTAAAAAAACAGCCACTAGTCCAGGGCGCTGGCTTTCCATTAAACCTGTCATAATTGTCAAATAGCTTCCTTTCAGGTCAGGTGTTCTGGCCTCTCTCCTATCCCAAAACAGAGTAATAGCCGACTGGAAATCTTGGCTTGTCATTGATGCTTCTATTAGTGCATTGTAGCTTCCCTTATCTAACTGAAGCCCCGAGTTGCTAATTTCCATGACCAGTTGAGTAGCTTCAGCTGTTCTATACCCTGCAATATGCCTTCAAGATTGGCACAAAGACCCCAGGACCTACAGAACCACCTTGAGCATCCGTTTCATGACAATGCTGTGTGCTTTATCTGATAATCCAAGATTAACACAGGCACTAATAATACCAAACCCAGTTGATTTATCAGCCACAGTAATCCAACTTCCGAGATTCAATGATCAAGTTTGCTAAACCCTTAATACTTCCATCTTTCATAAATCGTTTTACCACTTGTCAATAAGTTTCCTCACTAAAATTCGAATCCCCTCCACCTTGTTCCCTCAAACTACATAGAATAGAGTCCGAAACAGCCTCTAAATTCCCTGACTTTACACGCCCACTAAACAAATTACTAAAAAACAGCTTCTTATAGGAAAAACCAAACCCACCCATCAAACCCTTTAACTCAATTATCTTATCTTGAAGCCCCTTTCACGTTTATGATATTTAACTACCAAACAATAATTGTAAGTGGCTTCTACTAGTAGTGTAATTGACTTCACAAAAATGTAGTAATTCAGCTCAAGCTGTCTAGCTTAATAAAGACCCAAATCCATACAGCATTTAGGGAAATGAATGAGCCACCCGGTCTGACCCAGGTAATAGTGTCAAGTCTCAACCTTCATCGCAAATTTCAACCAAGGCAAAAGCAAGCAGCAGACAGCAATATTAGTGTATGAATTATCCTTGATTCAAAGTTTCGGATGTTACAGATTCACAATGGCAGGCCATGTACCCAGgaaaaagagggaaattagcACGCATGTTGCGGCTCCTCCTTCGCTCTCCACCAGAGTTCCAATCAATCTGATGCTGTTCAAGTTTGGCAGGACCCTCCCCCAGGGCTTTGTCGTTTGCTTCTAGCAGACTCGTCTGGTGTGCTGTTCTGCAGGCTTTAGGCCTCTGGTACTGTTTTTCCTTCTGCACcgaaaaaagaacaagaagatctCCGGACCAAAGCAATAGCAATGGGAAGAAGGATACATCTCACAAGGTTCTCGACGCAGTAAAGGTCCCCTCAGCTGGTAGAGTAACCAACGAAGGCATTCATGAAAAATCCCGCAATCAAATAGCAACTTCAGTTACTAATTCATCATAGGCCTTCTAGGAGGCGAAATTAAgcaaataagaaagaaagaaaaggccgAGTAAAGGACACGATGAGTTTGAGAAATAAGGACCGGAGATTTACACTGTCACGCattctaaacaaaacaaaaacaaggggGAAAAAACACTGGACTGAACTAACAATCAGACTACATATGGGCGGGAGAGGCTCGTATGTAGGGGCCGAGGTCAAAACAGTCAACGGAGGGAGATGTAGTTACCAACCAAGCAGTCCTAGACAAAGTTCATGTATTTACTAGCCACCCTGAAAGTGATTTTCGCGGGGACCACAATTGCCCCTAACCCTTCAGACCCAGAAATTCTACCGGGTTCTGTCAATCAAAATAGTTCGATGGTCGCAGCAATTTAAGCTATTGCTATGCTTGATTGCTATCAAAATAGTTTCTACAATAGTTTCTtgtaatttgattgtttttattcctTACTGATAAGGTCTTGTGATTATTCCTAACCCTTATTTTACCTGTAAGTGATCATCGATTCAAATGGTTCGGTTTGAGTCAAAAAAGCTAGCCAAACTGTTTAAATTAATGAGCCTATTATATGCTTCAATATTTCATGagcctttaatatatatatatatataaaatccgGTTTGGTTGAATTTAGTTCTTTTGACttgttttaacttgtttttttgttttcaagaaaacaaaaaaaaaaaacaaatcaagccaactttttgttaattttttaatcaaaattatacaaaaagctCGTAGGTTGAGACTTGAGAGTATCAACTTATCAATCAATGTCAGGAGTCCAAAacgaagaagaagcagaaggaaTAACAGGGAAAGACCAAATTTAGATGATGGATAGCTCTCATGACCCTGACAAAAACGCACCGTTTTGGTAACGGTGATTCGCAGCGTTTCATTTATAGTTTTCCTTTACGCACCGTTTCAATCAGTTTTACTAGCtgccttttattctcttttgtTCCTGTATGTTCCGAGGAATAGTTCTAGAAGAGAACGCTTGGGATATATAGCTGTAACAGACTTTGTCTGGCTATGCATATTTTGAATACAATGAATTAAATGGAATCCAGGAAACCATATCGTGCTTTTCCTTCTCTGTCCTTCTAACCGTTTCTATCCTCCATTGTTGTTCATCTAAGAGCAGCATTTCCATTTATTTCTACCCAAGCTATTCCATTGATGACAGTCACTACTTCTTGCTGGAGCAAATCCAGATTGGTGTTGTGGAAACTCAACTCGCAACTATCAACTTGAGACAAAATGTATGTAATCATTTCTCGTACGCTCTCTTTCTGTTGCCTCTTCAAACAAACACAGCCCAGACTCCAGGCGGATCAAAGAGctggagtgttttttttttaaaagaaaaaaatcgaaGGGCCAGAGCAGCA includes:
- the LOC127903933 gene encoding LEAF RUST 10 DISEASE-RESISTANCE LOCUS RECEPTOR-LIKE PROTEIN KINASE-like 1.5 → MSSTSNAWILTYILLSLPVHFTISAAVHPIPINGTCHDTCGTMPVKYPFGSGFGCGHPDFSRYVRCNSDTLEFSTGTGIYNISEIDYTTGSLIITDPFMSTCSSMQNSGSFSLDRASPFSLTGENIFVLLGCSTNSPLFDPAEDLCAMGSRSRVCRGLYSCKGVTGIGLPQNAPPSTCCVYESPIQLAGYTLDLPKLQCSSYTSVYSFGGSEGDPVKWKFGISLQYNGSYYSNLCKDCESSGGLCGFAGFDQSFACICRSGKNTSTSCFGQGYTWSGTRESKIQTKLSFGDASYMSSSFSIFYCHPGILLLWLLTVTITNN